The following proteins are encoded in a genomic region of Myxococcus virescens:
- a CDS encoding TetR family transcriptional regulator: protein MTAARALFSSQGFANTGVRDIAALAGVNSSLVGRYFGSKQGLYRETLAQVLDIGPLLQIERRQFGETVVSLFLGAHDASGPLAMLILSASDPEAHAISVELLQKQVIAPLARWLGAPDGEGRAARLNILWNGLLVSGRLLPIQRLSEGLDTSTQRWLAAAIQSVIDEGAT from the coding sequence ATGACCGCCGCGCGGGCCCTCTTCTCCTCACAGGGCTTCGCCAACACGGGGGTGCGGGACATCGCGGCGCTGGCCGGAGTCAACTCCTCGCTCGTGGGCCGCTACTTCGGCTCCAAGCAGGGGCTGTACCGGGAGACGCTGGCACAGGTGCTCGATATCGGCCCGCTGCTCCAGATAGAGAGGCGCCAGTTTGGAGAGACGGTGGTGTCCCTCTTCCTGGGCGCACACGACGCCTCGGGTCCGTTGGCGATGCTCATCCTGTCGGCGTCCGACCCCGAAGCCCACGCAATCAGCGTCGAATTGCTCCAGAAGCAGGTCATCGCCCCCCTGGCCCGCTGGCTGGGCGCTCCGGATGGCGAGGGGCGCGCGGCCCGGCTCAACATCCTCTGGAATGGCCTGCTCGTCAGCGGGCGGCTGCTGCCCATCCAACGGCTCTCAGAGGGGCTCGACACGTCCACCCAGCGTTGGCTGGCGGCCGCAATCCAGTCAGTCATTGACGAAGGCGCGACCTGA